The segment TATATGCACTTCCAACTTATAGGGTCCATTTTCTATTCTCTTTTTCATTATTGTCAGCATTGAcatgcaaataaaaaatataagttgAAGCACTACTTTCCAAAGTATCTGCAGAATAAACATATCAGCTCCAGCACTTCAAGGCAATGAATAACTTACAGATTGTGTTTCTTCATGAGGGGTCAATGGACGATTAGGGCGGTATGTATGGTTTTGTCTCTTAGCCCACAACCAGAAGCGCTGAAACTGCACTGGGATGCCATATTCCTTGGCAACTTCCTCCTGTTAAACAGTTTATTTAACAACAGCTAAATAACCAATTAATTCCAAATCCAACTCCACAGATGAATAACTAGAACCGATTTTGTATTCCAATGATATAGTAAGAAAGAATTGCAACCAAATAAGAATTTGTGTAGAGTTCTGGAAGTGCATTACCTTGAAAGAACTAAATGGTAATTGCTTCTGTATTCGGAAACTATGGACTTTTTCATGGTCCACCAGGTCAAAATATATATCCTTCCCAATTTGCTCCTTCAAATCCTCATCTCGAGCTACCTACATTTATTTGTCCAAATAAAGCGCTTATAAAAAGGAAACTCAAGAAGATTCCTTATTGTGAGATGAATAGTAAAGAAACATAGATCCATACCTTAATGATGGTATAGAGATGAGCTTcagctttttctttctttttgtgttctttctcttcttgttcTTTCTTCAACCTTATCTGCAAATCCACAGTTTTCAACCAAACTGTACCAAGATGAAGTCCATGGTATTAAAATGAGAGAGAATACTACAGATTGTACATACCCTTAAATGCTCAGCAATGTCTTTTTCATCAACAGAACACATTATTTTCTCCTTGTCACTTTCCCGGATATAAACAAGCATATATGCATTCGAATACTTCGTGAATTTAAATGGGGCGTTGTTGAAACCAGGGTTTATTTGGGGTAACTGTTTAATACAAAGAAGAGAGAAACATAAACGATGGTGATCGTATATGAAATAAAAGATTTTAACAAACATATATCCTTGGATAACAAAATTTAACAGAACATACCTCTTCCTCACCACCATATTGCTCTTCAAGGGCCTTCTTAGCATCTTCTTTTGTTACACGCTCATCATCAAATTTATACCTGAGAATGACatgtggcaaaaaaaaattaagaagtGTGTCATGAATAGGAAACTGTTTGCAAGAATGTGCAAATCAGGCAGCATAGATTGTTTGGCATAAAGGGCGCAAGCATTTTAGTACAAATTACATATTGGCCCCAAATTTTGTGGCAAGAAACCCTATCATTGCGTACCTCGACAATCCGTGGAAGGATTTGAGAGGATTGGGATTGGCTTTGGAGAGGAATAGGTTCAAGGGAAAAAGGTAGAGCAGGGCGTCAAGAAGGAAGGAGATAGCCGGGGTGCTGCAGAAGGGAGATCAGAGTGTCGAGGATGACAGGATCTAGGGTTATCGGGAAGGGAGAGGTAGAGAGGGCCTTGTTGCTTTACCTTTTCTGTTCGACCATCCTTCCAGCAAGTTCCCAGTCTTATGTTTTATCCCCTCTCTATTGCTCTCAAGTGGGACCCGGATCCCAGTATTTTGGGCCATTTGTTCACCTAGGCCCAATAGCCCAACTTTTGACAGGTTACCCACAGCAAGACTGCAAGAGTTATGTAAATGATATTTCGCTCCTCACCCATTAAATTACTTAACCCCAAGCCTACAGTGAGGTCCTGAATGTGGTTTGTACTGATCCTCCAAGGTTGACGGAGTTAGTCAAAATCTAGTGACCACCACTGCACCCTACCTCAAAATGATCCATGTCACACTATCAAGGACAATTGTCAAGCAACATGGATACCATGGCATCTCTGGAAAGGTTCAAACTGCAGCAGGAAGGAATACAGAGCCAGATGATCGGACTGCACTCTTCCAGCATCTGAATAGCAACTGGGCTTCCTACGTAACTATGGATAGGTTGTGAGCAGCACATTGTACTAACTGATGCACTACTGCCACTGGGTCACTAGAACAAGAATTTATCAAGAAGCTGAAACTCTCTGCAATCCCATGATGCAATTTCTCTTGCATTGTTCTTGCTTTCTGGGGATAAGACTAAGTCTAGCACAACATGCAGCAAAAGACCCATAATACGTGCAGGATAAGAAAAAATTTGTCAGGGAATATATGTTTCCTCCTACAACAGGAGACAGTATCAGCTCTGATGAGCTCAACAGTCATGCTCCAGTGTTCTTCCTCGGCAGTATTTTCTTATTCCTTGGGTTTTCTACAATATTTCCCACTCCAAGAGTTAAGTGAATCTTTAGCAAAATCTGGATTTTCCGTAGCTTATATCAAATTATCTGGGGGCAAGGGTCACTTCCTAAGAGTATGTATAGTATTCAAGTGATTCGTATGCACAAGTGGTCACTGGTGGTGCAGTGTGATTATCCCCTGAACTGCCATCCACCTCCAATACCTGAAAAATGCACTGGCCAAGGACTAACTGAGCATATTACTTTCTAGTAGGATTTTAGAAGAAATGCCAGATGCTGTCAGTGTATGTGGATTTGCAGAGCATAAGCAGCCGAGGGTGCAATTTGTCATGGGAAAACAGGCATTTGGAACTTGAAATAGGGCTTTTCACACCACTTCCCAGTTCCCAAAGGTTTGTGCATACTCCATCTGAGATTACTATCATTGTAAATTGTAAACCGACACCTCTTATTATTCATTGGTGGATGGAAATTACCAGCACGTAACAACCACAGATCGTAGTCTGCTAATTTTGTTCTCCAATTTAAGAATGTTAGGCAGTACAATTCTATTCAACCATCAAGTGACTATGCACAAGAAAAATGCAATAAAATTATCTAGCAACTAATTGAGTAACAATACACCAAATAAGTCAATACAGAAGCCTACCATTGCTCAGATAGAGTTGGCCGTATGAATGCATAGTAGTGACCACCATGTACCCCACCACTATGAACAAGAACACTGAATGAAAGCAGGTAAACAATATTAGTACACAAAAAATGCAAGAAGTGTTAACTTaggtggtggaggagagaaATGGACTGTGAACTGTATGTTTGTATTGAGTAGAGCCCAAAGGGCACATATAGTGTACAAGAGATGAAATCCTAGAGAAAACCCTGGACTAGAGTGAAAAACCTAAACCACCCTTAACTCATGCATGGTGCTACACAAGTACCGTTGACACATTACGTTACCACAATAAACTATTACACTTAACAGCAAGGAGCGATAAAGTCTCTGAGCACTACTATTACACTGCAACAAACTGCCATTAACCCTCTACACAATAAAATATGAGGAAAATTGTGAAAGGTATGCGATGATTATTTGCAAGAGTTGCTTCAGTTGTGTATGGAACGCTGCACGTGCATGTGGCTGCATTGCACATGATCAACCAATCTCTTCGAACTTTTGTCCATTTAAAGTGTAGAATATCAGCCTATGCTCAACATAGCATGTCGATGAAACAAATAGCTAATTTTTTAGACGGAACAGATAACTACTGTCGCTAGGATTCTCATTTGCTCAGAACTCCCAAGTACCATAATAAAAATAGCACGCCACAGTCTGGTAAACAAATTAAATGATCTTAAAGCCATACAAAAATCTTACAGTGACGAGTAGCTGAAAGTCATTACCTGTGAAGAGTATAAAGGTTTCGTGTACTTCGATCTGCATCTGGAGCAAGGTATTTACCATCATATCTATCTAGATCGAGTAGCAGAGGGAATTCATAGCGATCATTAATCTGCGGAAGCAAGCATACAACAGACATGACCATCTCAgaactgggggggggggggggggaaagtTGTTCTTCGAAACATTTTGATTGAAGATAATAGCTATGCACATTCATTAATCTCAACAAGTGATGCAGGGTCTACCTAGAGTGTAAATTCTGcagttttcttttttgcttaaAACTCAGGGAAAATTGGTTATATACCACCAAAGGATAACCACTTTAGAAATATACCACCAAAAGATCTTGGTTCATTTGATTATCATTGAAAGGTTCCTCTGTTTAGAATTTACCACTCAGTTTAATTGGGCATAGCAAGTCTTACATGTACATGAATAATTAACTAAATGAACAAAGCATTGAAAGTGCAAAGTTATCACCAGGACAAACCTTAACCATGGAATCTCTCATATAGTCATACTCAAATCTCTTCAGCTGAAGTTGCAAAACAGGGGGGAAATCAAGGAAGAGAACACCCTTTTTTGCATCCTGCAAGATCATGATTGAATCCAGTCACCAAGGTAGTTTCAAAACgaacagaaggaaaaaaaggttCCCATACAAACTTAATTCATCAAATAGAAAAAGGAACTAGATGTTTAAGCCATATGGTATGCAGTCTGCAGATTCCATATATGGTTATATATTTCATGTCTCCATAATTGAATATATTGAGATTCACAAGTCATAAATATCTTAAACAAAAACACCAACTCCAGTTTAAGTTTACATCTTAATGGGTAGCAGGATATTCAGTTACCTGTAAACCATGATTCTCTGCGTGATATTTGTTATCACCCTCTAGACGCTCAACTTCAACATATTTGTCAAACGACGAATACACATCACGACAACCTTTGACATCAAGTTGAAGGTCTGCAAGGTCATACAGCATTAGCTAGTCAACAAAGAATTTAACACAACTGTAAACCCAGTAAGAAAGACAGCACATACCATAAAAGGACTCCTTCCTGCTAGATTTATAGTCAACATTTATACACTCAATATAATTGATGTGGTGACCTTCAAATAATTGCTCAATCGTTCCTTCTACAACAGTTCCCTAAGGAGAAGCAAAGTTAATAAGAGCTAATATGCACTATACATGCAAATTTCTACAAGATATGCCACCTTCATCTTGTCCTCAAGTTTCTCACAAAGAACTCTGTTGAGCTCTTGTACATCATGCTGCATGAAAGAATCATATGTGTCCCATCCAAAAGATTTAGTTAACTCTTTTGTAGCTACACTGCTGTCACTATACTGGAGCTTGTAGAAAAGGCTCTGCAGCGCCAAGGGAATACTTCCAGATGGCATGTCATTTTCAGTGGTTGGCATATGATACACAGCCTTAAAGCAGGAAGAAAATTAGTGAAATGGAATAGGAAGAATGTTTAGAATGTAATAATGCATGGTCCCGCACCTTCCTGAAGTATAGTATGTGGTACAGTGTTTGTAGAAGAGAGTTCATATAACAGGTAGCTCCTTGGTTTTTCAGACCAACATAACCTGTTTCCTTTTTTGAGTCATATGTCCAATAGTCAACCATTTTGCGGACAGCAACGTCGGCCTCAACAACAGCAGTGTCATTCACAAGGTAACCTCTACTTGGATCAAAGAGGTCACACAAAGGCATAAAAGATGTGAAACCCCAATCACTCTCACGAGCATTAAATTGATGTTGGGTATCTGCAGATAGAAACACAAACAATGTGTCAGTGCTAGAATCATTCATAGAAAGTTAGAAACTATTGAGAACAATTGGCAAACGAAATGGATCAAGCAGCACTCATCAGCATCAGTAGATCAAGTAGCACTATGCATATTAATTAACCCGCTAcaaaatgttaaaaaaaaaagaaccagtGTCATATGGACTTTCAAGCATTGGGCTTAGGACCCAGATCTCATATTAGGAAATGAAGCAAAAGATCGTAGCAACAATATCCAGTAAATATTAACAGTTAAAACAGCAAAACCACTCCATCATTCATCATGGGATAGCATGCTATatacaaaaaaaattggaaaaaggaaaaaaaattattacataTGAACTGTTACACAGAGATACTACCCACCAGAACTGTGCATAGCTGaaccaaaatccaaacaaaggaaaggaaaggactGCAGTACAACCTCTACTTTATCAGCACGTACATGCAAACTATCATATCCATCCATGAGTTATTGAAGAGTAAATTGCACTTGCACCGCACGTCACCAAAATTGTAACGGAGTACCAATAACTCCATAAAGTTGAAAATTAATCACATCCCCAAAATTTTAACGAAGTACCACATAAGTTCGTAAACTTCAAAATTAATCTGGCAGGACAATTAACTTGTAAAACCAAGTCACCTAAGTCATGTTGATTTTTATTTAGCTAAAATGCAGGTGGGCATTGAAATAAATTTATGATCATGACACTAATCATCGTGTGGACCCAAATTGCAGAACTGGTCACCCCCTAAAGTATTGATATTAGTCTAACACGCCTATTATTGTAACATGCCACCAAATATAGCACTATATCTTCGAATTTACATATGGATCATCAAATTGAATGAACCACATCCATATGAACCTTTGTTTTACTGCATGTTGCGAAAAACAGCATGTGCTAGTTGGACAAAGGGGGTATTGCTAAGTGAGTGATCGGAATTTAACAGATGATTAAGTGGACAAATCTGTTTATTAAAGTTGTGAAAAAATATCAATAATATGAACATAATTTGCCATAATTAACAATTAAAGTTATACTTCATTTTTATAGCATACACTCTCAAACCATTATGCAACATTACGAACTAACTTATTATCATTAATGAGCGAAAGTATTCTATTTTAATGATTAAAAGGGAAAATGGCTGATTGGCGATGGATGATTAATTGCTCAATTTCATTAACAGCCCACTTATTATATAAATTTGGGAATTGATTGGGGCTACATTACAAATTTAGGGGCACAAATAATTAATTTTCAAATTCAGAGGCTTGATACTCGGCTACTAGTTAATGGGTCTTGGATGCAGTTTACTCTACCAAAATATAATAACAATGATAATTCAACTATACCTCTATTAAACACTGCACGTCAGTACAATTTATGCAACCATGTCAAAAAGACCGCCTACAGTGCCCATCCAACATGAGACCATAAAGTTGAAGGCAACAAAATTATTAGATATACATGGTTAGGTGGCACATTTAAAAATCTGGTGCAAACAAAATCTTTAAAATCGGCAATTTTTCCGTACACTGTCATAATGACAGTTTAGAGGAGAATAGCAGTGTGTTCAAAACCCTTTACTCTGATGTTTACATGTGCCGTTTTGGCATGTACTATTTTCTAGATTATCCCCTTTAAGCTTCCCTTTACATTTCTAAAAAGTTTCTCATTTCCCCCTATATTTAAGTGCACATTCATAATACAGAGCTTTGGACAGCAAAGCATGAAGCAAGACTACACCTTTGCGTATAGTATACTTCGGCTGGATCTGGTTTACAACAGCCAAGCTAAACTGAGCATGGCGGCTCCAACCATATGGGAGGTTAGCTGAGTCAGCAACATCCAAGTACATCGACAAGTGGTCCACATTGTTCCCCTTGGGGAAAATCAGCACACGCCTGCATGAAAGTTAGCAGATGTTATgaatactaaaaaaaaaatcgtaagGGGGAAAACACTCCAAGGCTGTCGcacttagggcctgtttgtttcggattgtaaaaactggattgtgatcacaatctaaaagctgaaacaaacagctggattgtgatcacaatccaaaagctgaaacaaatagctgattgtaaaagctggattgttacaatccaacacccagattgtaacaatccagcaatccacCTTCCACCAGATTATAACAAAATCCATAATCCATATTTTACAATCtagcttcttacaatccacaatctataagtTGCTTTTCTCAATCTACAGAACAATTGAAGGGATCAAGAGCCCACCATTTGTACCCGCCAACGACAAAGACCTCCGAGTAGTGCTTCCTCCCATTGAACCGAGTGAAGTTCTCGATAGTCCATGTGAACCGTGATGTCTCTGGGTCTTCCGCTGGCTGGCTCTCGGCCGTGCTCGCCACCTCCGTCTGCGCCACCACTGCCACCAGACACCAAACACGCTAGTATTAAGGATCAGAATCACCCAAACACAAACACTCGCGTGCCTCACGCGGCACATTGCCGAACCACACACCACGAATCAGAGTGAAGAAAAGCAGCAAACAAGATAGAGTGGAGCACAGTACCTTCCATGCGCTGGGCCTGGGtggcggtggcagtggcggcggcgagctcctggtGGGACACGAGCATCTCCTCGTCCTCTTGCTGCGAGCACGGGAAGCAAATGGGGGGAAGGATCAGATCCGGCGCGGGGGCATAAACCCTAGGGACGGAAACGGAGGAGCGCCACTCCGATCGGGGGCTCACCGAGCGGAAGGCAACAGATTAGAGCGTCCGCGGGGAGGGGGAGATCGGGGAGCAGCGAGGAGGGGGAggacgcgcgcgcgcgtgcgtgcgtgcggtCGTGTATACGTACCTCGAGAGTGGGAGGAGGAGTCGTCACAGTCATGGAGGTTACGTGGCGACGGTGGCGGCAGTGGCGTTGGAGAGGTGGGCGGGGACGGAGACggagacggcgacggcggcggcgacgcggaAGCGGAGCCGCGGAGGTGAGTAGGGAGGGGAGTACGGGTGCGAGTCGGGAGGACTTGGGAGCGTGCAAGTTAGATGGTAGGGGTAATTTGGggatttccttttattttctccttttccttttgacAAAAATGATTTCGGATCTTTTCATTTTTTCCGTTTCTGGGCTTTTACCGTAGCTGCGACATACACGTGTAATTTTTTATATCTCTGATTTCTAATTTTAAAACATcgtaaataaaaataaatggtaCAACAAATAATATAAGTTAAATAAATAgttataaatataatatcacaactaatttatctttcaaaatatttaatatcTAATACAATTAAAAATTTCCCACGTGGGAGGGGATACCTTTTTACATTTGTTCCCGTTATACTTCAATAGATCTTAAAAAACTGCTTCCTCAATTGATAGTCATCCTACATACATATTGCATATCAATAACAAGAATAGTAATTAGACACGAATCAGTGTGAATTGTATATCATTATGCGATGAAGAAGATTTACTCTATAAATTGTTAGTTCTAACCTTTCACCATTCCATGTGTGTATGAACtcgataaaaaaaaacctagaaACATTCCTACAGAATAATTAATTGTTACATTTGTACTTCGCAGATGAATCAATTAtagtaaaaatagaaacaagTTACCAATCGTGAAACCGAGGAAATTTCGTGAGGTAGCTTAAGATATCATAATTAGTATCAGGTTTTACTACTTCCATTGCAAGTCAAAAGTTATTGACAATCTTTTCATATTTGGACTTATAGTTTACATAAAATAGAACTTAGATCCACACTAACACAATAAGCGGGTATAATACAAATATAGTTATATTATCCATATCCAACGTGAATAGAATATAGCCACCGAGAAAAGCATGTGACAATAAAATCTGCATAATGTATGTGTTACGAAAGCGTAAACAACGACATTAACTAACAAGTGATACATTCTTACCAATTTACACATAGAGATATGGTAGTCTATCCCAGGCCGACTATCCATTGTTTTCGCCAAACGTTGAACATCAAGATTTTCACGGAACGACAACAATCAATAGAAGACAAAGTCTATCTAGGATAATAAAtagaaagtttaaaaatataaattaaagagTATCACTCAATAATCCATGTAGTGAATATAGGTATCACTCAATAGATGAATCTCGTCGCAAACGAGCATCTATACGCCCATATTGAAACAAGCGTAGTCCATGAATATCCAATATTTTATAGAGTTTTCTAAGGCTTAAACTAATAGGGTATGGTCTAGAGTTTTGCACCAATTCTTTACTATAAATACAAAAACCTTGTATTAGGTATAACAACACATAGGAATAATCTGTAGAAACAAGATTACTTTATGAAAAAATAGATGCATGCTCCAGAGTCTCTACATGCTTGATAGACAAGATATATTTGTATAGCTCGTCTACTAAATAATCTCATAATGACAGTGGAAAAAATAAACGGAGATGATTGATCTTTAGTTTGATTTGATACATTTGACCATTTGTCTTCCTTGACAGGATATTTTAAAATGACAACATCATTTTAACTTTATTTTTGTTTATTGTAACATTTGGAATTTGGAtatcctttcttgtgtttagTTTTGAATCTAATAGAATTGTAGCTAATCTTTTTCTAAAATTGGTCATATCATGCTGCACAATAGTAATAAAAATTAATgtttagattttataaataaacaTGCAAATCAATTTTATTATCATGCATGAAATACCAGAGTTACACTGTCATATAACATATCTCCTGTTCAGTACTCCGTGTAATTTAGCATAAAcattaatttatttaatttagcAAGAGcattaatttatttaattaaaaaacttcatacatatatttatttaatcaaTTAAAGGTAATTATTTAGTAACAAATTATATCGTGTACCTATATGTCTGTATGGGCTCACTGAATTGATGCCCTTTAATAGTCCATGTTGTAACTTGCAGTTTGGGCCACTTGTGGTCTTGAAGCTCTTTCAACTATGATGAAATTTATCTCTTGAAGCCTATAGCTGTTATATGTTTACTATTAGCCTGATATGTACGATAaaaaatcttcttcttcataaagTCGAAAAGATATATTGAAgtaatatatatacttatagtAGTCGTGAGGTCTTTGCGATTGTGACCCATTGATAAGCCTACTGATCGAGCACACATATCTATAGTGAATATAGTCTTTTTAGAGTAtgtattttgatgattaataataatatagtcaatagaactaatatatttgtcaaatatatgttttagtagatTTCATGTATGCTATATAAGAAGAAGTTACCAAAGCCGAActtaagaaagtttgaattggacaagttgaGATAAAAAttgcactcaccagatggttcagTGCTCAGaatgttgtacacaccggagtattcttAGCTCAAAAGAAGCTTTTCGGAAATaatacactggatggtctgatgttAGAGTGGTAtaaacaccggagtgttttacATGAGAAGTGCAGTTTTCAGAAGAAAAAGGATAAACTtattggatggtctggtgatcactGAGATAGGCTTTATCAGAGCTTTTTTCAGAAGGTTTTCAGTGAAAATAGGAGTTGTACATACTGGAGATTAAAAGTTTTTACACACCGGACTAATGCACAGTAAGATGTGGCTCAATCAACTCAAGTATACATACTGGATAATtcggtgatggagttcaagtTAACACCGGAATATCTAGTGTtcataatgagtttgagtggggttccaacggctagttttatactgttgtacacaccggatggtccgatattTGTACTcttgttaacaccggatcatccgatgttcacaaccTTTTGTGAtcgttggagcaacgactagtgcgcgggtttgaggctataaatacctcccaCTTGGgcatttgagtgtgctagagtccaggAAAACTCAtaaacacttgagaagacattcaagccaccaaagtgcatAAGCTTCCGCACCTTCTCCGCGCCCTCCTCGTTCAGGAGGCGGGATTTCGGCAGAATGGCGCCGTTGTTCGACGCTTCCCGACAGTCgcctcctgcccttggcattttcaggggtggaaaatgcgctgGAAGTGGCTCGAGTCAAGGTGCACTGAAGGCTAAAGAGAGGCtcccagtgctcaagaatgATAAAGGCAAGAATGGCGATTAAGGAAGGCGACGGTCTGTTGCCTCCCCCTTTTTATCGTTGGAAGTTCAAACGCCTTATTCCTCGGCGCAGTAAGCGAAGCACGTTTTCCTAGGTCCACGCGGAAACCTGGGCGTCTCCCACCTCATCATCGCCTCCCTCGAAAGTCGAAATGGCGCGCGCCGTTTCGGCTCCTCCTTGGGTTATACCAAGAGCTTGGGCCTAAAAATTGCAAGGCCCGCAAAGATTTCGGCACCAGACGAcagaaagccacgtggcaccaatgctaTGATCGGTCTCGAAGAACTAGGGCCCCACCCTCAGTTCTAGTCCATCGCTTGctgatgggcccgggggctgctgtcggtgatatgggatccaggggttcccgagttccgaggccaggacagcgcgatgccacatggcgccttccctcgaggacccgagggaagtaTGGTCCAGGAGTGGATGCTCGAGGTCAAGAACAGGTGGTCCCTGatcacccagagagccccgaggacccgagggaagcaaggtctgggagtgggtgctcgaggccaagaacagttggtcatcgagcacccagagagccccgagcacccagcaaGCCCCATGcaggtggaccccgcagggactccacgatgaggtgtcggtcggtgggaagtccgatgccgcatttaatggggagcgtggacagtcacatccaaccactctcccccacgcctgccgtactGAATACGGCAGTCCCTGCCGTcgcttggcaggaaggcgtgaGCACAATTAATACGGCAGGTCCCATCATATG is part of the Phragmites australis chromosome 12, lpPhrAust1.1, whole genome shotgun sequence genome and harbors:
- the LOC133886221 gene encoding ubiquitin C-terminal hydrolase 12-like isoform X2; translation: MTVTTPPPTLEQEDEEMLVSHQELAAATATATQAQRMEVVAQTEVASTAESQPAEDPETSRFTWTIENFTRFNGRKHYSEVFVVGGYKWRVLIFPKGNNVDHLSMYLDVADSANLPYGWSRHAQFSLAVVNQIQPKYTIRKDTQHQFNARESDWGFTSFMPLCDLFDPSRGYLVNDTAVVEADVAVRKMVDYWTYDSKKETGYVGLKNQGATCYMNSLLQTLYHILYFRKAVYHMPTTENDMPSGSIPLALQSLFYKLQYSDSSVATKELTKSFGWDTYDSFMQHDVQELNRVLCEKLEDKMKGTVVEGTIEQLFEGHHINYIECINVDYKSSRKESFYDLQLDVKGCRDVYSSFDKYVEVERLEGDNKYHAENHGLQDAKKGVLFLDFPPVLQLQLKRFEYDYMRDSMVKINDRYEFPLLLDLDRYDGKYLAPDADRSTRNLYTLHSVLVHSGGVHGGHYYAFIRPTLSEQWYKFDDERVTKEDAKKALEEQYGGEEELPQINPGFNNAPFKFTKYSNAYMLVYIRESDKEKIMCSVDEKDIAEHLRIRLKKEQEEKEHKKKEKAEAHLYTIIKVARDEDLKEQIGKDIYFDLVDHEKVHSFRIQKQLPFSSFKEEVAKEYGIPVQFQRFWLWAKRQNHTYRPNRPLTPHEETQSVGQLREVSNKGHNAELKLFLEVELGVDLRPLPPPEKCKEDILLFFKLYNPEKEEFCFVGRLCVKALGKPSEILAKLNEMAGFSPDEEIELYEEIKFEPNVMCETIDKKLTFRSSQLEDGDIVCFQKSPRADYDTQVRCPDVPSFLEYVHNRQVVHFRSLEKPKDDDFSLELSKLHTYDDVVERVARQLGLDDPAKIRLTSHNCYSQQPKPQPVKYRGVEHLLDMLIHYNQTSDILYYEVLDIPLPELQFLKTLKVAFHHATKDEVVIHCIRLPKNSTIADVINDLKTKVELSSPNAELRLLEVFYHKIYKIFPLHEKIENINDQYWTLRAEEIPEEEKNIGPNDRLIHVYHFMKDPNQNQIQNFGDPFFLLIHEGETLAEVKTCIQSKLQVPDEEFSKWKFAFISMNRPDYLQDSDVVPARFQRRDVYGAWEQYLGLEHTDTAPKRAYTANQNRHTYEKPVRIFN
- the LOC133886221 gene encoding ubiquitin C-terminal hydrolase 12-like isoform X1; the protein is MTVTTPPPTLEQEDEEMLVSHQELAAATATATQAQRMEVVAQTEVASTAESQPAEDPETSRFTWTIENFTRFNGRKHYSEVFVVGGYKWRVLIFPKGNNVDHLSMYLDVADSANLPYGWSRHAQFSLAVVNQIQPKYTIRKDTQHQFNARESDWGFTSFMPLCDLFDPSRGYLVNDTAVVEADVAVRKMVDYWTYDSKKETGYVGLKNQGATCYMNSLLQTLYHILYFRKAVYHMPTTENDMPSGSIPLALQSLFYKLQYSDSSVATKELTKSFGWDTYDSFMQHDVQELNRVLCEKLEDKMKGTVVEGTIEQLFEGHHINYIECINVDYKSSRKESFYDLQLDVKGCRDVYSSFDKYVEVERLEGDNKYHAENHGLQDAKKGVLFLDFPPVLQLQLKRFEYDYMRDSMVKINDRYEFPLLLDLDRYDGKYLAPDADRSTRNLYTLHSVLVHSGGVHGGHYYAFIRPTLSEQWYKFDDERVTKEDAKKALEEQYGGEEELPQINPGFNNAPFKFTKYSNAYMLVYIRESDKEKIMCSVDEKDIAEHLRIRLKKEQEEKEHKKKEKAEAHLYTIIKVARDEDLKEQIGKDIYFDLVDHEKVHSFRIQKQLPFSSFKEEVAKEYGIPVQFQRFWLWAKRQNHTYRPNRPLTPHEETQSVGQLREVSNKGHNAELKLFLEVELGVDLRPLPPPEKCKEDILLFFKLYNPEKEEFCFVGRLCVKALGKPSEILAKLNEMAGFSPDEEIELYEEIKFEPNVMCETIDKKLTFRSSQLEDGDIVCFQKSPRADYDTQVRCPDVPSFLEYVHNRQVVHFRSLEKPKDDDFSLELSKLHTYDDVVERVARQLGLDDPAKIRLTSHNCYSQQPKPQPVKYRGVEHLLDMLIHYNQTSDILYYEVLDIPLPELQFLKTLKVAFHHATKDEVVIHCIRLPKNSTIADVINDLKTKVELSSPNAELRLLEVFYHKIYKIFPLHEKIENINDQYWTLRAEEIPEEEKNIGPNDRLIHVYHFMKDPNQNQQIQNFGDPFFLLIHEGETLAEVKTCIQSKLQVPDEEFSKWKFAFISMNRPDYLQDSDVVPARFQRRDVYGAWEQYLGLEHTDTAPKRAYTANQNRHTYEKPVRIFN